TTGAAGATTTGTGCTTCGATTTTCCCGCCCGAACACAAAGCCCAAAACATTATATACTTTTTTAAACAGAGATTTATGCAAATACAACCATTAACATCAAATCAATCGCACAACGAAATTTTATTTGAAAGTTTTGTTATCGAAAATCTCAATTCTTTTGATGAATTAATTGAAGTTTATCAGACCTACAAACAAAATCATCCTGACAAGACAATAATTTTGACACTTGACGATTTAGGACAAGCTGAATATACCAGTGGACATTCAATTTACGCAAATGACCTTGACGAAACAGAAGGTTATGATTTATCAGGACTAGACAAAACCTGTTTTGAAAATGGCGAACATTTGGGCTATCTTTCAACCCCGTCTGAGTTTTTCATCAGAAAGGAAAACTTCCTCAAACAAACAAAAGGTATTGACTTCAAATCTGTATGCGATAAAGAATTAACAATTGATGAAGACGAAATTTCAATTTTAGAGAATATTAATCAGTCGCCATTTGAATATTTAGACGACCAAATAATTCTTAAAATCGTTCCAGTTGAAAAATCATACGAAGCAATGTGCGGATTTCCAAACGGATACTTTGAAAGCGACCTAAATCCTTTTGAAAACTACGCTTTAGCTAAGCATCTCTTTGAAAATTACAATTTTGAACTTTTTGGAATTGGTGCTTCGTTTTTAGGTTTTATAAGAAATGGAAATTTAGAAGAAAATAGAGTAAAAGCGTTAATTACTGACTTGTCAAAATTGTACAGCACAACCGAAAATACATTTGACAAATTGGCTGGGGTATTTAAAAATCAAAATTATTTGTTTTTAAAATACATTGAATATTTGGAATAATAAAAAAAGCCACCTTCAGCAATACCAAAACCTTTGGCAGTAATGCTTTTGAAGCCCCTGTTAAGAAAATTATGTATAAAAAAATTCCGCAAAACATTCAATCTATTTTAGACGATTTACATTGTCCGATTTTGCTTAACCGCCATTTAATTTTGGTTTACAATTTAGGATTAGATTTAACCGAAAAGATAATATTTGAGTTTCCAACTTTAAGGCTTCTTACCGATGAAATCGTATTTGGAACTGCAACACACGACATAGGAAAGATTATAGAAAAAAATGAATTAAGAGAAAAGGGAAAGCAACACGAGCAAACCGGTTACAAAATTTTGATGGATTATGGCATTAAAGAGAATTTGGCCCGTTTTACAATAACTCACGGAGATTGGGAAAATGAAAATTTAGCCATTGAAGACTTAATAGTTACTTTAGCAGACAAAATTTGGAAGGGACAAAGAATTGACAAACTCGAAGAAAAAGTTATTGCAGAAATTTCTAAATTGACAAATATCGATTATTGGACAGTTTATTTAAAAATAGATAATATTATATCTCAAATTATCAATGGTTCTGACAAGAGACTGAATTGGCAAAACAACTTTGAAATTTAGCACTATTGCCAAAAAGGGTTTACCTTCGGTGAGGGCTTTGCCGTTTGTGTCAAGCTGGCTAAAGTTTAAAAACTAGCGAATTGTAAATGGTGAACGGTAGAAAACACCAATTGTTATACATTTGACTTGCAGTAATAAACTTCGCAAATACAGCTAAAATAGTGTGGATAAGCGAAGGTTTGTAGCGCATATAAATAAGTTAGCGGTAATTTTGCAGAACCGATAAACAAC
This genomic interval from Chryseobacterium joostei contains the following:
- a CDS encoding HD domain-containing protein yields the protein MYKKIPQNIQSILDDLHCPILLNRHLILVYNLGLDLTEKIIFEFPTLRLLTDEIVFGTATHDIGKIIEKNELREKGKQHEQTGYKILMDYGIKENLARFTITHGDWENENLAIEDLIVTLADKIWKGQRIDKLEEKVIAEISKLTNIDYWTVYLKIDNIISQIINGSDKRLNWQNNFEI